In Streptomyces sp. NBC_00433, a single genomic region encodes these proteins:
- a CDS encoding monooxygenase produces MSGLVSAAVLSTRFDRVTVIDRDTLPDDASDRRGVPQSGHAHALLISGRQVLDRVFPGLTDELVQGGAVPYDAGSDLLFHQMGALRARFSSGKLGISLTRAYLEHTVRQRVRALPNVTVRHQVSVIDLHGSPGRVCGVVLDGGEILRSDLVVDATGRSGDRTDTWLRRLECPAPEVTKLKVDVGYTTRVLRRAPGDRIGGDGGGLLYLMSAVPPHDKRAAAVFAVEGDRWMVTLGGWHRSHAPTDPEGFAEFAENLPDPHVAKLLASSEPLDGMRAHKFTYPQARRRHFERLRVLPTGYVALGDAICSFNPLYGQGMTVGAMEAVALGETLDQEGRASARMARSYYRKAAAAIATPWQMSTGSDFMYPETVGPRPPGTGLVNRYVRRLMLATHVSQESHLVLLDMQHLLARPSSIFRPGPAIRSLLAARHSPANPAD; encoded by the coding sequence ATGAGCGGACTTGTCTCCGCCGCCGTGCTGTCGACCCGATTCGACCGTGTCACGGTCATCGACCGCGACACCCTGCCCGACGACGCGAGCGACCGCCGCGGGGTTCCGCAGAGCGGCCACGCGCACGCGCTGCTGATCAGCGGCCGGCAGGTGCTCGACCGGGTCTTCCCCGGGCTGACCGACGAGCTGGTCCAGGGCGGCGCCGTCCCCTACGACGCCGGATCGGACCTGCTCTTCCACCAGATGGGCGCGCTGCGGGCCAGGTTCAGCAGCGGCAAGCTCGGCATCAGCCTGACCCGGGCCTACCTGGAGCACACCGTACGGCAACGGGTCAGGGCCCTGCCCAACGTGACGGTACGCCACCAGGTCTCGGTCATCGACCTGCACGGCTCCCCCGGGCGGGTCTGCGGCGTCGTCCTCGACGGCGGCGAGATCCTGCGCTCCGACCTTGTCGTCGACGCCACCGGGCGCAGCGGCGACCGCACCGACACCTGGCTCAGGCGGCTCGAATGCCCCGCGCCCGAAGTCACCAAGCTCAAGGTCGACGTCGGCTACACCACCAGGGTGCTGCGCCGCGCGCCCGGCGACCGGATCGGCGGGGACGGCGGCGGACTGCTCTACCTGATGTCCGCTGTGCCGCCGCACGACAAGCGCGCGGCGGCCGTCTTCGCCGTCGAGGGCGACCGCTGGATGGTGACCCTCGGCGGCTGGCACCGCTCGCACGCCCCGACCGACCCCGAGGGCTTCGCCGAATTCGCCGAGAACCTGCCCGACCCGCACGTCGCGAAGCTGCTCGCCTCGTCCGAGCCGCTGGACGGGATGCGCGCCCACAAGTTCACCTACCCGCAGGCGAGGCGGCGCCACTTCGAGCGGCTCCGCGTCCTGCCCACCGGCTACGTCGCCCTCGGCGACGCCATCTGCAGCTTCAACCCGCTCTACGGGCAGGGCATGACCGTCGGGGCGATGGAGGCGGTGGCCCTCGGCGAGACCCTCGACCAGGAGGGCCGCGCGTCCGCGCGGATGGCGCGGTCCTATTACCGCAAGGCAGCGGCGGCCATCGCCACCCCGTGGCAGATGTCCACGGGCAGTGACTTCATGTACCCCGAGACGGTGGGGCCGCGGCCGCCCGGCACCGGGCTGGTGAACCGGTACGTACGCCGGCTCATGCTCGCCACGCATGTCTCCCAGGAGTCGCACCTCGTCCTCCTGGACATGCAGCACCTGCTGGCCCGGCCGTCGTCCATCTTCCGCCCCGGACCGGCGATACGGTCCCTGCTCGCGGCTCGCCACTCCCCGGCCAACCCGGCGGACTAG
- a CDS encoding cation:proton antiporter, translating to MIVARLVGRVVARFGQPAVIGEILGGILLGPTLLGGAVDTLFPVGVRPLLSGMADVGVALFMFTVGLEIEGRHLRGRGWLTAGTALGSMLVPFSLGIGMAFYLLHNHPTDRHGTFIVFIGLSVSVTAFPVLARILTDRGLSRTTLGGIALATAAMVDVLAWTGLAGVQAVASEGGHHWRLILAIPYLLVVILVVRPVLSWLVGNGTTLRPQNPNAVLVVLVGILLSAAATEAMGLHFIFGAFIFGLVTPKGTAVHAFHTEITDHIGRISGLLLPVYFMVAGLGVNLRHFGATQAGELGVILLVAMVGKFGGTYVAARLLKLPPRPACALAALMNTRGLTELVILGVGKQLGLLDGPLYSLMVVMAVVTTMMTGPLLNRIYHRPVVVPETPSVHLPEAQEVPSA from the coding sequence GTGATCGTCGCCCGCCTGGTCGGCAGAGTTGTCGCCCGTTTTGGGCAGCCTGCGGTGATCGGTGAGATCCTCGGCGGGATTCTGCTCGGTCCTACGCTTCTGGGCGGGGCGGTCGACACGCTGTTCCCGGTGGGCGTGCGCCCGCTGCTGTCAGGAATGGCCGACGTCGGCGTCGCACTTTTCATGTTCACCGTCGGCCTGGAGATCGAGGGCCGGCATCTGCGCGGCCGCGGCTGGCTGACCGCGGGCACCGCGCTCGGCTCGATGCTCGTGCCGTTCTCGCTGGGCATCGGCATGGCGTTCTACCTGCTGCACAACCACCCGACCGACCGGCACGGCACCTTCATCGTCTTCATCGGCCTGTCGGTGTCGGTGACCGCCTTCCCGGTGCTGGCCCGGATCCTCACCGACCGCGGACTGTCCCGCACCACGCTGGGCGGTATCGCGCTGGCCACCGCCGCCATGGTCGACGTGCTGGCCTGGACCGGACTCGCCGGGGTCCAGGCCGTCGCCAGCGAGGGCGGCCACCACTGGCGGCTGATCCTGGCCATCCCCTACCTGCTGGTCGTCATCCTGGTCGTACGCCCGGTGCTGAGCTGGCTGGTCGGCAACGGCACCACCCTGCGGCCGCAGAACCCCAACGCGGTCCTCGTGGTCCTGGTCGGCATCCTGCTGTCGGCCGCGGCGACGGAGGCGATGGGCCTGCACTTCATCTTCGGCGCCTTCATCTTCGGCCTGGTCACCCCCAAGGGGACGGCGGTGCACGCCTTCCACACCGAGATCACCGACCACATCGGGCGGATCTCGGGACTGCTGCTGCCGGTCTACTTCATGGTGGCCGGCCTCGGCGTGAACCTGCGGCACTTCGGCGCCACCCAGGCCGGCGAACTCGGCGTCATCCTGCTGGTCGCGATGGTCGGCAAGTTCGGCGGCACCTACGTCGCCGCCCGGCTGCTGAAACTGCCGCCGAGACCGGCCTGCGCACTGGCCGCGCTGATGAACACCCGCGGCCTGACGGAGCTGGTGATCCTCGGCGTGGGCAAGCAACTGGGCCTGCTGGACGGCCCGCTGTATTCGCTGATGGTCGTGATGGCAGTCGTCACCACGATGATGACGGGACCGCTGCTGAACCGGATCTACCACCGTCCCGTCGTGGTGCCGGAAACACCCAGTGTCCACCTGCCGGAGGCCCAGGAAGTGCCGTCGGCCTAA
- a CDS encoding alpha/beta fold hydrolase: MTARQAVASRTEDAAAAFVRPRPVAQPRLRLVVIHHAGGSAAAYFPLSRLLPRDWDLLLLDLPGRGKSHTQPPLADMAHLAAWTADRIRPWADGTPLALFGHSLGAVVAHETARLLEADGVAPAWLGVSGRSAPGHRVPDGLPDTDLPDDELMRRLTLMGGMHPRIDELPDFRERFLHLVRNDLRAVAGYRPDPARPPLGIPLSAFGATDDHVAPPGTLPGWVAQTRARFARLLFDGGHFHFLGPAFPDFAVRLVQEIHQALQPAQAGRQAFHPSTV, translated from the coding sequence ATGACCGCCCGCCAGGCGGTGGCGTCCCGCACCGAGGACGCCGCCGCCGCCTTCGTACGGCCCAGGCCCGTCGCGCAGCCGCGGCTGCGCCTGGTGGTGATCCACCACGCCGGCGGCTCCGCGGCCGCCTACTTCCCGCTGAGCCGGCTGCTGCCGCGCGACTGGGACCTGCTGCTGCTCGACCTTCCCGGGCGCGGCAAGAGCCACACGCAGCCGCCGCTCGCCGACATGGCCCACCTCGCGGCCTGGACCGCGGACCGGATACGCCCCTGGGCCGACGGCACACCGCTGGCCCTGTTCGGCCACAGCCTCGGCGCGGTCGTCGCCCACGAGACGGCCCGCCTGCTGGAGGCGGACGGCGTCGCGCCCGCCTGGCTCGGCGTGTCCGGCAGGTCCGCCCCCGGCCACCGGGTGCCCGACGGCCTGCCCGACACCGACCTGCCCGACGACGAACTGATGCGCCGGCTCACCCTGATGGGCGGCATGCACCCGCGGATCGACGAACTCCCCGACTTCCGGGAGCGCTTCCTGCACCTCGTACGCAACGACCTGCGAGCGGTGGCCGGTTACCGGCCCGACCCCGCACGGCCGCCGCTCGGCATACCGCTCTCCGCCTTCGGCGCGACCGACGACCACGTCGCGCCGCCGGGCACCCTGCCCGGCTGGGTCGCGCAGACCCGGGCGCGCTTCGCGCGGCTGCTCTTCGACGGCGGGCACTTCCACTTCCTGGGTCCGGCCTTCCCCGACTTCGCGGTCCGGCTGGTCCAGGAGATCCACCAGGCGCTGCAACCGGCCCAGGCCGGCCGCCAGGCGTTCCACCCCAGCACCGTGTGA
- a CDS encoding winged helix-turn-helix domain-containing protein: MQLELLGPIRFWRHGEEVSLGPPKQRAVLGLLAGRLGEIVSVEQIVDGVWGRELPQSAASGVHTYVAGLRRVLDPARGRRKSGGVLVSASGGYCLRLPAEAVDVQLFTRHHTAARSLLANGQAEAAIGQLERALALWHGDAYANVPGPFAEIERVRLTESRLMAVEEWADLLLTAGWHNQVIPALVGHVGREPLRERLRSLLMLALYRCGRRAHALGVYRETRELLMAELGVEPGPELSALHEQILNGHPALMPRTVPGSVQLLRSMTAAPAGVERWQTAEPRPELRPQVRQSPAAGAAARRVPYARQAADYTAAAEGSR, encoded by the coding sequence ATGCAGCTGGAATTATTGGGGCCCATTCGCTTCTGGCGGCACGGTGAGGAGGTGTCGCTCGGCCCTCCCAAGCAGCGTGCCGTCCTCGGCCTGCTGGCCGGCCGGCTCGGCGAGATCGTCAGCGTGGAGCAGATCGTCGACGGGGTGTGGGGCCGTGAGCTGCCGCAGTCCGCGGCCAGCGGCGTGCACACTTACGTGGCCGGTCTGCGACGGGTGCTCGATCCGGCCCGCGGCCGCCGCAAGTCCGGCGGCGTCCTGGTCTCGGCGAGCGGCGGCTACTGCCTGCGGCTGCCGGCCGAGGCGGTCGACGTCCAGCTGTTCACCCGGCACCACACCGCGGCCCGCAGCCTGCTGGCCAACGGCCAGGCGGAGGCGGCCATCGGCCAGTTGGAGCGCGCGCTCGCGCTGTGGCACGGCGACGCGTACGCCAATGTGCCCGGCCCCTTCGCCGAGATCGAGCGGGTGCGGCTGACCGAGTCCCGGCTGATGGCCGTGGAGGAGTGGGCGGATCTGCTGCTCACCGCCGGCTGGCACAACCAGGTGATCCCGGCGCTGGTCGGCCATGTCGGCCGGGAGCCGCTGCGCGAGCGGCTGCGCTCGCTGCTGATGCTGGCGCTCTACCGGTGCGGCCGGCGGGCCCACGCGCTGGGCGTCTACCGGGAGACCAGGGAGCTGCTGATGGCCGAGCTGGGGGTCGAGCCGGGGCCCGAACTGAGCGCGCTGCACGAGCAGATACTCAACGGCCACCCCGCGCTGATGCCCCGTACGGTGCCGGGGAGTGTGCAACTGCTGCGCTCGATGACGGCCGCTCCTGCGGGTGTTGAACGCTGGCAGACGGCCGAGCCGCGGCCGGAGCTGCGGCCGCAGGTCAGGCAGTCCCCTGCGGCCGGTGCGGCCGCCCGCAGGGTCCCGTACGCTCGGCAGGCCGCGGACTACACCGCGGCCGCGGAAGGCTCCCGGTAG
- a CDS encoding long-chain fatty acid--CoA ligase, which yields MTSSPDRATATVAPPAPRPAERPLQLTPATAGQLTLDAMFARVAARKPDHTAVRVGSGRLTYRGAEHRARQLASLLVLGGVQLGDPVIVNCVDHRRSLVAQLAVLKAGGVVVPVPAGTPDAALPEIAALSGAQTVLCGRAHRAAWDGVQLVVPMDDPATWQRAEAVRPDDSLPRSSPIDPAYLLLAPGTDTVPGPTGELIDHRAWQLAAAARIQRVGAVEHGVEIRQPAPGGPVTLAAMWWAVASAGTLYCGSPEGTLTRSPVAMLTPQQYDRLLVPGAPGPRTVVLVGDPCPAELAARHRALLPTSRLWAEFAPAGGALPWTAIDLSHPGEPASAAAGRRRGLNVGGAVAGVRIQILDEHGGAALPGGIGEVCAVGPALAFDRVFHHAPGRAFNPDPGPVLHASLRGRHTPTDHLTVFPQP from the coding sequence ATGACTTCATCTCCTGACCGGGCGACCGCCACGGTCGCACCACCGGCTCCCCGCCCCGCGGAACGCCCGCTCCAGCTGACCCCCGCCACGGCCGGGCAGCTGACCCTCGACGCGATGTTCGCCAGGGTCGCCGCCCGCAAGCCCGACCACACCGCCGTCCGGGTCGGCTCGGGCCGGCTCACCTACCGGGGCGCGGAGCACCGTGCCCGGCAGCTCGCGTCGCTGCTGGTGCTCGGCGGCGTCCAACTCGGCGACCCCGTCATCGTCAACTGCGTCGACCACCGCAGGTCGCTGGTGGCCCAGCTGGCGGTGCTCAAGGCCGGCGGGGTGGTCGTACCCGTGCCCGCGGGCACACCGGACGCGGCGCTCCCGGAGATCGCCGCGCTCAGCGGGGCGCAGACCGTCCTGTGCGGCCGCGCCCACCGGGCCGCCTGGGACGGCGTCCAGCTGGTCGTCCCGATGGACGACCCCGCCACCTGGCAGCGGGCCGAGGCCGTACGCCCCGACGACTCGCTGCCCAGGTCGAGCCCGATCGACCCGGCGTATCTCCTGCTCGCCCCCGGTACGGACACCGTGCCGGGGCCGACCGGCGAGCTCATCGACCACCGGGCCTGGCAACTGGCCGCCGCCGCTCGCATCCAGCGGGTCGGCGCCGTCGAACACGGCGTCGAGATCCGCCAGCCCGCCCCCGGCGGCCCGGTGACCCTCGCCGCGATGTGGTGGGCCGTCGCATCGGCCGGCACGCTCTACTGCGGGTCGCCCGAGGGGACGCTGACCCGCTCACCTGTCGCCATGCTCACCCCGCAGCAGTACGACCGCCTGCTGGTCCCCGGCGCCCCGGGACCGCGCACCGTCGTCCTCGTCGGCGACCCCTGCCCCGCGGAACTCGCCGCGCGGCACCGGGCGCTGCTCCCCACATCCCGGCTCTGGGCGGAATTCGCCCCGGCCGGCGGGGCCCTGCCGTGGACCGCCATCGACCTGTCCCACCCGGGGGAGCCGGCGTCCGCGGCCGCCGGCCGCCGCCGCGGTCTGAACGTCGGCGGCGCCGTCGCCGGCGTGCGCATCCAGATCCTGGACGAGCACGGTGGCGCTGCGCTACCGGGCGGCATCGGCGAGGTCTGCGCGGTAGGCCCCGCCCTCGCCTTCGACCGCGTCTTCCACCACGCCCCGGGCCGCGCCTTCAACCCGGACCCGGGCCCGGTCCTCCACGCTTCCCTCCGGGGGCGCCACACCCCAACCGACCACCTCACCGTCTTCCCCCAGCCTTAG
- a CDS encoding AraC family transcriptional regulator, giving the protein MRTEIEWVVQGIHEGFEGNLSIADFGRMARLSPCHMARLFHQETGLTPSGFLLAVRMEQARRRLLRSERSIVDIADEVGYASLGAFTSRFTKVVGVSPGKYRRLSSLGSSIVDMVAGAEATHFTYGSVTGRTKRSDGLLREPVYLAAFPMTLNGQKATRCCRSGNSTDLWNIAHIPSGMWMIEAVSRTVGGGKYDVVVGQAGPFQIDPGSVVNVDVILTAPTKFRAVEADRAQLGLAVPDLFGC; this is encoded by the coding sequence GTGCGGACCGAGATCGAATGGGTGGTTCAAGGCATTCATGAGGGCTTTGAGGGCAACCTGTCCATCGCCGACTTCGGGCGTATGGCCAGGCTGAGCCCCTGCCACATGGCCAGGCTGTTCCACCAGGAGACCGGACTGACTCCATCCGGTTTCCTGCTCGCAGTACGGATGGAGCAGGCGCGCCGCAGGCTGCTCCGCTCCGAGCGGAGCATCGTGGACATCGCCGACGAGGTCGGCTACGCGAGCCTCGGGGCGTTCACCTCGCGGTTCACCAAGGTTGTGGGTGTTTCGCCGGGTAAGTACCGACGGCTCAGCTCCCTCGGCAGTTCGATTGTCGACATGGTGGCGGGCGCCGAGGCGACGCACTTCACGTACGGCTCGGTCACCGGGCGTACCAAGCGGAGCGACGGTCTGCTGCGCGAGCCCGTCTACCTGGCCGCGTTCCCGATGACGCTCAACGGGCAGAAGGCCACCAGGTGCTGCCGCAGCGGCAACTCCACGGACCTGTGGAACATCGCGCACATCCCGTCGGGAATGTGGATGATCGAAGCGGTTTCCCGGACGGTGGGCGGCGGCAAGTACGATGTCGTCGTCGGCCAGGCGGGGCCCTTTCAGATTGACCCGGGCAGCGTTGTGAACGTTGACGTGATATTAACCGCGCCGACGAAATTCCGGGCGGTAGAAGCCGACCGGGCGCAACTCGGACTCGCCGTTCCCGATCTCTTCGGGTGCTAG
- a CDS encoding AraC family transcriptional regulator codes for MEYIVQRAVAVIRDKYGEPLTLDELARMVLVSKFHFLRSFRRTTGVTPGRFLSAVRLAEAKRLLLDTSLKVSDISAQVGYSSIGSFTRRFTESVGLPPTQYRQTATAVPLPHPQRPASTSRNSVSGYVRPWRTGRTEVFVGLFDSPIMQGRPAVCAVLEAPGPFRLTGIPAGTWFLHAATLPEPGAAGCRTRQWRQPVQLVDCTGPLTMRDQDAAAAERHERVILTPRPAEWFRPPVLLALPHQMPGVTPRKLHTGYREPSAAAV; via the coding sequence ATGGAGTACATAGTTCAGCGCGCAGTGGCGGTCATCCGGGACAAGTACGGAGAGCCGCTCACCCTCGACGAACTGGCGCGAATGGTACTGGTCAGCAAGTTCCACTTCCTGCGCTCCTTCCGGCGGACCACCGGGGTCACCCCGGGGCGCTTTCTGAGCGCCGTCCGGCTGGCCGAGGCGAAACGCCTGCTGCTCGACACCTCGCTGAAGGTGTCGGACATCTCGGCGCAGGTCGGCTACAGCAGCATCGGCAGTTTCACCCGCAGGTTCACCGAATCCGTGGGCCTGCCGCCGACGCAGTACCGGCAGACGGCGACCGCGGTTCCGCTGCCCCATCCGCAGCGGCCGGCGAGCACCAGCAGAAACAGCGTCTCGGGTTATGTACGGCCCTGGCGCACCGGCCGTACCGAGGTCTTCGTCGGGCTGTTCGACAGCCCGATCATGCAGGGCAGACCAGCGGTCTGCGCGGTGCTGGAGGCGCCGGGCCCTTTCCGGCTCACCGGGATTCCGGCGGGTACGTGGTTCCTGCACGCAGCCACCCTGCCGGAACCAGGTGCCGCCGGCTGTCGTACCAGACAGTGGCGGCAACCCGTCCAACTGGTGGACTGTACGGGCCCGCTGACGATGCGGGACCAGGACGCGGCGGCGGCCGAGCGGCACGAGCGGGTCATCCTGACCCCGCGACCCGCGGAGTGGTTCAGGCCGCCGGTGCTGCTCGCCCTGCCGCACCAGATGCCCGGCGTGACCCCCCGGAAGCTGCACACCGGCTACCGGGAGCCTTCCGCGGCCGCGGTGTAG
- a CDS encoding DUF2791 family P-loop domain-containing protein translates to MRLIERTAEIAEIDDLLTECAAGTGGAVLISGAMGCGKSELLTALLKRASEQGYVVLDAVCSAAEQRSPGGVLNQLLRCTAPLAGGPDGDTAGVSPLLERVGAFPPFADQDSGADEAALHPAVTEALRRLVLWVLDTAEHTPVLLCVDDIQLADDISLYWLLQLVRQLRSSRIALALTECPLSRPVYPRLRAELMRQPNYRRITLGPLTPAGVSELIADHLGALAAAELGAACHAASGGNPLLVRALAEDNLGAAPGHRHAADVRLSCGEAYRDMYLSLLHRGRTPLLRLAQVLGILDGDLSDGLLLPGALLDGEPAEIARAEQALHSAGLLTGRRLRGPAARQAVLDSLSAAERCELHQRAAQLLYREGAAVTRVASHLLACDEIAQPWAGTLLREAAERHLAGNRTSEAHACLDAALRICVDEGEQVCLKALLASTAWALNPSISAPHLGELAVALRDGRLPDRHALMLAKYLLWHGRFDEAVDAVQRMVEREELSDPGWAVEVRATRELLSASYPVLVTQQGRGARRPVLDAGHRSRSDEDPRVRGAAALSHVLAHGPDDAVASVAEEAMRAMRLGKNTQEWLMCAVAALGFSDRLDAAGSWCDHWLEESRARHVPLWVAEFSSLRAGIALREGRPARARLLAEAALAQVPADSWGVCIGGPLANLVQAATDTGDFEAAAAYLQFSFPEGMFSSRFGLYFLQARGYYHLATGRPYAALDDFMACGDLMARWGFDQPTLVPWRSEAARAHVMLGDQNRAYTLAREQMDMVDLRPSRARGMSLRVLAAAGPPAARVPLLSEAVEVLQICGDRLQLAGALSDLGRAHTESGRPGRARAPRESALRLAREAGAVPLERELVAELAGSDSPAGERDSRIAAIAQLSGAERRVAVLAARGHTNKEISQKLVVTVSTVEQHLTRIFRKLGVTTRTQLPAESTLAAVTDRQTC, encoded by the coding sequence ATGCGGCTCATCGAACGCACCGCGGAGATCGCGGAGATCGACGACCTGCTCACCGAATGCGCGGCCGGCACCGGCGGCGCCGTCCTGATCAGCGGCGCCATGGGATGCGGCAAGTCCGAGCTGCTGACCGCACTGCTCAAGCGCGCCTCGGAGCAGGGCTACGTCGTGCTGGACGCGGTGTGCTCGGCGGCCGAGCAGCGCTCGCCGGGCGGGGTGCTCAACCAACTGCTGCGCTGTACCGCCCCGCTGGCCGGCGGCCCCGACGGCGACACCGCCGGCGTCTCGCCGCTGCTGGAGCGGGTCGGCGCCTTCCCGCCCTTCGCCGACCAGGACAGCGGCGCCGACGAGGCGGCCCTGCACCCCGCCGTCACCGAGGCACTGCGCCGCCTGGTCCTGTGGGTGCTCGACACCGCGGAGCACACCCCGGTGCTGCTCTGCGTGGACGACATCCAGCTCGCCGACGACATATCCCTCTACTGGCTGCTCCAACTCGTACGCCAGCTGCGGTCGTCCAGGATCGCACTGGCCCTCACCGAATGCCCGCTGTCCCGGCCGGTCTACCCCCGGCTGCGCGCCGAACTGATGCGGCAGCCCAACTACCGCCGCATCACCCTGGGTCCGCTGACCCCCGCGGGGGTCAGCGAGCTGATCGCCGACCACCTCGGGGCCCTGGCCGCAGCCGAGCTGGGCGCCGCCTGCCACGCGGCCAGCGGCGGCAACCCGCTGCTGGTACGGGCACTGGCCGAGGACAACCTCGGCGCGGCCCCCGGCCACCGGCACGCCGCCGACGTACGGCTGTCCTGCGGCGAGGCCTACCGCGACATGTACCTGAGCCTGCTGCACCGCGGCCGCACCCCGCTGCTGCGGCTCGCCCAGGTGCTCGGCATCCTCGACGGCGACCTCAGCGACGGCCTGCTGCTGCCCGGCGCCCTCCTCGACGGCGAGCCCGCCGAGATCGCCAGGGCCGAGCAGGCACTGCACTCCGCGGGCCTGCTCACCGGCCGCCGGCTGCGCGGCCCCGCCGCCCGGCAGGCGGTCCTGGACAGCCTCAGCGCCGCCGAACGCTGCGAACTGCACCAGCGCGCCGCCCAGTTGCTCTACCGCGAGGGCGCCGCCGTCACCCGCGTCGCCAGCCACCTGCTGGCCTGCGACGAGATCGCCCAGCCCTGGGCCGGGACGTTGCTGCGCGAGGCGGCGGAAAGGCACCTGGCGGGCAATCGCACCTCCGAGGCGCACGCCTGCCTCGACGCGGCCCTGCGGATCTGCGTGGACGAGGGCGAACAGGTCTGCCTCAAGGCGCTGCTCGCCTCCACCGCCTGGGCGCTCAACCCGTCCATCAGCGCCCCGCACCTCGGCGAACTCGCCGTCGCCCTGCGCGACGGCCGGCTGCCCGACCGGCACGCCCTGATGCTCGCCAAGTACCTGCTGTGGCACGGCCGTTTCGACGAGGCCGTCGACGCCGTCCAGCGGATGGTCGAACGCGAGGAGCTGTCCGACCCCGGCTGGGCGGTCGAGGTACGCGCCACCCGCGAGCTGCTGTCCGCGTCGTATCCGGTGCTGGTCACCCAGCAGGGCCGCGGCGCCCGCCGGCCCGTCCTGGACGCCGGCCACCGCTCACGCTCCGACGAGGACCCGCGCGTACGCGGCGCCGCCGCCCTGTCGCACGTCCTGGCCCACGGCCCCGACGACGCCGTCGCCTCGGTCGCCGAAGAGGCCATGCGGGCCATGCGGCTCGGCAAGAACACCCAGGAGTGGCTGATGTGCGCGGTCGCCGCACTCGGCTTCTCCGACCGGCTCGACGCCGCGGGCAGCTGGTGCGACCACTGGCTGGAGGAGTCACGCGCCCGCCACGTCCCGCTGTGGGTCGCGGAATTCTCCTCGCTGCGGGCCGGCATCGCGCTGCGCGAGGGCCGCCCGGCCCGCGCCCGGCTGCTCGCCGAGGCCGCGCTCGCCCAGGTGCCCGCCGACAGCTGGGGCGTCTGCATCGGCGGCCCGCTGGCCAACCTCGTACAGGCCGCCACCGACACCGGCGACTTCGAGGCGGCAGCGGCGTACCTCCAGTTCTCCTTCCCCGAGGGGATGTTCTCCAGCCGCTTCGGGCTCTACTTCCTGCAGGCCCGCGGCTACTACCACCTCGCCACCGGGCGCCCCTACGCCGCCCTCGACGACTTCATGGCCTGCGGCGACCTGATGGCCCGCTGGGGCTTCGACCAGCCCACGCTGGTGCCCTGGCGCAGCGAGGCCGCCCGCGCCCATGTGATGCTCGGCGACCAGAACCGCGCCTACACCCTGGCCCGCGAGCAGATGGACATGGTCGACCTGCGGCCCAGCCGCGCCCGCGGCATGTCGCTGCGGGTGCTCGCCGCGGCCGGCCCGCCGGCCGCCCGAGTGCCGCTGCTCAGCGAGGCCGTCGAGGTGCTGCAGATCTGCGGCGACCGGCTGCAGCTGGCCGGCGCCCTGTCCGACCTCGGCCGCGCCCACACCGAGTCCGGCCGTCCAGGACGGGCCCGCGCCCCGCGCGAGTCCGCCCTCCGGCTGGCCCGCGAGGCCGGTGCCGTACCGCTGGAGCGCGAACTGGTGGCGGAACTCGCCGGCAGCGACTCACCAGCGGGGGAGCGCGACAGCAGGATCGCCGCGATCGCCCAGCTCAGCGGCGCCGAGCGCAGGGTCGCCGTGCTCGCAGCACGGGGCCACACCAACAAGGAGATCTCGCAGAAGCTGGTCGTCACCGTCAGCACGGTCGAGCAGCACCTCACCAGGATCTTCCGCAAGCTCGGCGTCACCACCCGAACCCAACTGCCGGCGGAAAGCACGCTGGCGGCCGTAACCGACCGGCAGACCTGTTGA
- a CDS encoding flavin reductase family protein, with product MTQQPIPDIRPLMSAFPTGVSVITTLAPDGVPWGMTCTSLCSVALDPPTLLVCLRRGSPTLAAILDSGAYTINLLHQAARSTAELFASGAPDRFERTPWAMQEPACGPHLVEAAHTIADCRVADVHDIGDHSVVMGAAVAVTQLTSQWPLLYGMRRYGAWAESGQDVHLSYDFIS from the coding sequence ATGACGCAGCAACCGATACCGGACATACGTCCGCTGATGAGCGCGTTTCCGACCGGCGTGTCGGTCATCACCACGCTGGCACCAGACGGGGTGCCGTGGGGCATGACCTGCACCTCGCTGTGCAGCGTCGCCCTCGACCCGCCGACCCTGCTGGTCTGCCTGCGGCGCGGCAGCCCCACCCTGGCGGCCATCCTGGACAGCGGCGCCTACACGATCAACCTGCTGCACCAGGCCGCCCGGAGCACCGCGGAACTCTTCGCCTCCGGCGCCCCCGACCGCTTCGAGCGGACCCCCTGGGCGATGCAGGAGCCCGCCTGCGGACCGCACCTGGTCGAGGCCGCGCACACCATCGCCGACTGCCGCGTCGCCGACGTGCACGACATCGGCGACCACTCGGTGGTCATGGGCGCGGCCGTCGCCGTCACCCAGCTGACCTCGCAGTGGCCGCTGCTGTACGGCATGCGCCGCTACGGGGCATGGGCCGAGTCCGGGCAGGACGTCCACCTCTCCTATGACTTCATCTCCTGA